The proteins below come from a single Streptococcus canis genomic window:
- the cps2T gene encoding beta 1-4 rhamnosyltransferase Cps2T: MQDVFIIGSRGLPAKYGGFETFVEELISHQKDKNIRYHVACLSDTKHKVHFDYKGADCFYLNPPKLGPARVIAYDMMAITYALSYSDQHQIQNPIFYVLGNTIGAFMAPFVKQIHNRGGRFFINPDGLEWKRSKWSKPVQAYLKFSEKQMSKQADLVISDNIGIDRYFKAAYPWSKTCFIAYGTETQPSRLASTDSKVRAYFHPFDISEKHYYLILGRFVPENNYETAIKEFMASSTKRDLVIICNHEGNAYFKQLLAETGCDKDPRIKFVGTLYDKELLAYIREQAYAYIHGHEVGGTNPGLLEALAHTNLNLVLDVDFNKSVARDAALYWTKQKGQLAELINQVDAGFDSARLGKEAKAIIQEHYTWEKIVGEYEALFLR, translated from the coding sequence ATGCAGGATGTTTTTATCATTGGTAGCAGAGGGTTACCAGCGAAATACGGTGGCTTTGAGACCTTTGTGGAAGAGCTGATCAGTCATCAGAAAGATAAAAACATTCGGTACCATGTAGCTTGTTTGAGTGATACCAAGCATAAAGTCCATTTTGACTACAAAGGGGCTGACTGCTTTTACCTTAACCCACCTAAGCTTGGACCTGCTAGAGTCATCGCTTACGATATGATGGCAATTACCTATGCACTATCTTACAGTGACCAACATCAGATTCAGAACCCTATTTTTTATGTGTTGGGCAATACCATAGGTGCTTTTATGGCACCATTTGTGAAGCAGATTCACAATCGAGGCGGACGCTTTTTTATCAATCCAGATGGGTTAGAGTGGAAGCGGTCTAAATGGTCAAAACCAGTACAGGCCTACCTGAAGTTTTCCGAAAAGCAAATGTCTAAACAGGCTGATTTGGTTATTTCGGACAATATTGGCATTGACCGTTACTTTAAAGCAGCATATCCTTGGTCTAAAACGTGTTTTATTGCCTATGGAACGGAAACACAACCTTCACGTCTGGCATCAACAGATAGCAAGGTCAGAGCTTATTTTCACCCCTTTGATATTAGTGAAAAGCATTACTATCTCATTTTAGGACGCTTTGTTCCTGAAAATAATTACGAAACCGCCATTAAAGAATTTATGGCTTCCTCAACTAAGCGTGATTTAGTGATTATTTGTAATCATGAAGGCAATGCTTACTTTAAGCAATTACTTGCTGAGACGGGTTGTGATAAGGACCCACGCATTAAATTTGTTGGTACCCTTTATGACAAAGAACTGTTAGCCTACATTCGAGAACAGGCTTATGCCTATATTCATGGTCATGAGGTAGGAGGGACTAATCCAGGCCTCCTAGAAGCACTAGCCCATACTAATCTTAATTTGGTCTTAGATGTTGACTTCAACAAATCAGTAGCACGAGATGCTGCGCTGTATTGGACCAAGCAAAAAGGGCAATTAGCAGAGCTGATTAACCAAGTTGATGCAGGTTTTGATAGCGCTCGTCTGGGCAAAGAAGCCAAAGCTATTATTCAAGAACATTACACTTGGGAAAAAATTGTAGGGGAGTACGAGGCCTTATTTTTAAGATGA